CAAAAACATCATCATCGCACTCACCAAAAGTGATCTTGCAACAGATGAAATCCTCACGACGCGAGAAAGCGAAATCAGAGAATATATCAAAACCCTTCAAAATCTAGAGATATTTGACCTTTTAAAAGTGAGTATTTATGATCAAGATTCGATACAAAAACTCAAAGAGTCTCTATTCTCCTTGCCCCTTTTAGAGAAAGAGAGTAATGGATTATTTCGCTACTATATCGACCGATCTTTTTCACTCTCAGGCGTCGGACAAGTCGTCACCGGCACCGTGCTTGATGGCAGTATCGCAGTCGGCGATAAAATCTTCGCACCAGAGCTCAATCAAGAATTTAAAATCAAAAATTTACAAGTCCATGACCACGATGTCCCCAATGCCCTCAGTTCTCAAAGAACGGCTATCAATCTACAAGGCACGTTGAAATCACCACTCAAACGTGGTACCCTTTTGTGTAAAAAAGGGTTTATTAAAGGGTTTAATAATGTTGATGCTTGGGTTGAAGGCATCGCTTCTCACAAAATCAAGCATAACACTTCAGTGAACCTTTTCATTGGGACCAAACAAGTCGAAGCTAAAATTCTTCTCTTAGAAGGGGTGGAACCCATCGAGCGGGGATTTGCGACACTTTGTTTTAAACAGAAACTTTTTTTGGTACATAATGAGCCTTTTATCCTCTCAACAAGCGGCAGAACTATCGGGGGTGGGCGCATCTTGAACCCCATCAACGATCCTTTGAAAAAACGCGTCAAACTCGAACTCCTCTCAGCCCTACGCGATGATGATTTTGATCGTGCCTTTTCAATACTCTCATCGACGCATAAACGTGGTTTTGGACTCATCTCCTCAAATCAACGCTTTGGGCTGAGCCATGATGAAGCCATCGCAGTGGCTGATAGACTCGATGATGTATTTGTAGATGAGCAAGGATTGGTCATTTATCCGACTTTAATCAAAACGGAATTAAAACAAATCATCAAAAATATCTATGCAAAAAATCAATATGCCCTCCTCTCACCCGCCTCTTTATCGTTGAAAATCAAGTGGGCAAGTGTCTCCCTTTTACAAGATATCTTGACCACGTTATGTGATGAGGGACTCTTGAAATTGGAAAATGGAATTTATAAGAATGCCGAAATCAAAATTGATGACATCAATAAACTCATTGAAGATAAAATATTTGAGACTTTAGAGAAATCCGATATCACCCCCGATGCGCCTTATAATATTTATGATGCATTGGATATTGATAAAAAAATTGGAGATAATGCCCTCAAAAACCTCACAAAAGCACGAAAAGTGGTACGACTCGCACACAATCTCTTTGTCACCTCACAAGTGCTGAGCAAAATCGTCGCAAAAATGCGAGACATTATGCTCAAAGAGGGCTATATTGATATCAGCTCTTTTAAAAAACATTTTAATATCAGTCGTAAATATCTCGTTGCGTATCTTGATTATCTTGATGAATTTGATGATATCAATAAGCAAGACAACCGAAGATCACTCATCTAATCTGTGTCCCTCGCGATTATTATTAGCGAGGGTTCACGACAATATAGACATCATGACCATTTTGACGTGACTTTGAAAGATAGTGTCCATCAATCCAATAGTAATTAACACCGTTTAAAATACGCTCCGTCGCTCCCGCAGGCAAACTCTCAAAAACAGTCCCAATCGCATAGGGAGTATCAAGAGCCGTGTCATCATCAACATATTGAGGGGATGACACACTCACGGGTTGACTCGGACTTTCAACAATGCGATACCCTTGTGGGGAATCAGACCAGACATAATAGGTTTGATCATAAACATAATAATCCTGACCATAGAGGTGCATCAAAGCATATCCTACAGGGAGTACCGGGACAATAGCGCCAATAGGAGGTCTCACGATGATATAGGCTCCTTGGTGTGGTTTATAAAATACTCCATTATGTCGGTAATACCGAATACCTTTAAAACGAAACATTCGTGCTTGACTCGGTTTGGAGTGCACCACACGTCCCCAGCGTCGCGCTTTTGGTATCGATTTATAGTGCTTTACATTGCGATTTTGCACCACCCGCGTTTTTTTGACTTGAACTTTCGTAGTACGACGCTCAACCTTTTTGTGCACTACTTTTTTGTGCACTACCTTATGTTTCACTACTCTTTGTTTTTGTTGGTGTACCGTTTTTTTGACCGCTTTACGTTCGTGTTTTTTATACTCTTCTGAGCGTGGAGCAGCATAAAGCGACGCCCCTACAAAACAACACAATATTAAAAGTTTTAGTATATTTTGACCATACATAAACATGCCTCCTTATATCAAAATTTTAAATATTCTTAAATATCATGATACCATTTCAAATGGCCCAAATGTTAATCAACTGACAATAGATTTATAATATATTTAATTAAAAGCGGTAAAATACTTTCAAATAATACCAAGGAAATCATGATGAAAACAAGTATAGTCCTATCCCTTGCCTTACTTGCTAGTGCCGCTTTTAGTGCAACCAATGATGAAATTATCACACATTTTAAAAATCAAATCCCTTTGTCTCATATACAAATTAAAGTATTGTCAAGACAACAAATTTCAAAAGATTTGGATTATGTTTCTCTTCACATCACAGATGGACAAAATAACCAAAATATTTCAATTTTTACTCATGGAGATTATATTTTTCCAGATGCAATCGACCTCAAAACCGGGATGAGTATAAAAGACAAAATGCAACGCGTACAAATCAATAAAAATATTGCCAAAGTCTTCAAAGCAGAAGACCCGAAGTATATCATATCCATCGGTCATGATCCCCAAAAAGAGACGCTGGTAATCTTCTCAGACCCTGAGTGTCCATTTTGTAAAAAAGAGCTTGATGGCATTGAAAATGATCTCAAAAAATATAATATCAAAATGATTTTTACGCCCGTTCATGATAGAAGCTCTTTGGCAAAATCTTATTTGATTTATAAATACATCAAAGATGCCAAGACAGATGCACAAAAAATCAAAATCATCAGAAAATATTTTGAATCTGGTGCCAATGAACAAGTCAACAATTCCAATGTCCAAAAAATAGATACGTTACGACAAAAATACTTCCAAGCAGGTATTAATGGAACACCTTATAAGGTTATGGAGAAAGATTTACAATAAAATTAGGATTTTACAATCTTTTGATGCTATAATATAACGCATTCTCACACAAAAGGTTGCGTGATGGAATATGAAAATCAATTATTTGTTATCATCATTATTTTATCAGTCCTCCTATTGTACGTTTTTTTTAATTCAAAAATAAAGCTTAATCGCCTAGAAAAACGGCTTTATGATGAATCTGAGTCTGAAAGATTTCTAGATATTTTACCTTTGCCCATTTTTTATGAAACCAAACACAACCGTGCGATATTTACCAATAAATCTTTTAATTTACTTTTTGGAATCAACAAAAAAAAAGCCCTAGAAACTTTATCTCTTCCTTACCGCAATCCTATCGAAAAGATCACATTTCTGTGTGATAATGATATCAAGAAACAACTCTTAGTCTACTCCGCACATACCTTCGATGCCAACAAAAATATAACAGCCACCATCCGCACACTGGTCGATATTGATGAGATGCAACATGTCATCGACAACCTCCTCGCTACCAAACAGCGCTATGGACTTGCTGTAGATCACGCACTCTTTGGCGTTTGGGATTGGGATATTCTCAAAGATACCTTTGATGTCTCCGCACAATGGAAACATATCATGGGATACCAAGAGGATGAAGCTCCCAAAAATCTCAATGCCTGGTTGCGCTTAGTCGCTCCCAAAAATATGGCACACATCAACGAGGCTATTAGAAGACATTTGGATGGAGAGAGTGAACTCTTTATTGCCGAACATGAGGTAAAATCATCACAAGGAAGAAAGTGGGTTCAAATCCGAGGC
This genomic window from Sulfurospirillum sp. 1612 contains:
- the selB gene encoding selenocysteine-specific translation elongation factor — encoded protein: MKYIIVGTAGHVDHGKTALIEAMTGFSGDSLEEEKRRGITIDLSFSHLQNDDINVAFIDVPGHEKLLKNMIAGAFGFDASLVVVDANEGLKPQTIEHLEILNLLHVKNIIIALTKSDLATDEILTTRESEIREYIKTLQNLEIFDLLKVSIYDQDSIQKLKESLFSLPLLEKESNGLFRYYIDRSFSLSGVGQVVTGTVLDGSIAVGDKIFAPELNQEFKIKNLQVHDHDVPNALSSQRTAINLQGTLKSPLKRGTLLCKKGFIKGFNNVDAWVEGIASHKIKHNTSVNLFIGTKQVEAKILLLEGVEPIERGFATLCFKQKLFLVHNEPFILSTSGRTIGGGRILNPINDPLKKRVKLELLSALRDDDFDRAFSILSSTHKRGFGLISSNQRFGLSHDEAIAVADRLDDVFVDEQGLVIYPTLIKTELKQIIKNIYAKNQYALLSPASLSLKIKWASVSLLQDILTTLCDEGLLKLENGIYKNAEIKIDDINKLIEDKIFETLEKSDITPDAPYNIYDALDIDKKIGDNALKNLTKARKVVRLAHNLFVTSQVLSKIVAKMRDIMLKEGYIDISSFKKHFNISRKYLVAYLDYLDEFDDINKQDNRRSLI
- a CDS encoding thioredoxin domain-containing protein gives rise to the protein MKTSIVLSLALLASAAFSATNDEIITHFKNQIPLSHIQIKVLSRQQISKDLDYVSLHITDGQNNQNISIFTHGDYIFPDAIDLKTGMSIKDKMQRVQINKNIAKVFKAEDPKYIISIGHDPQKETLVIFSDPECPFCKKELDGIENDLKKYNIKMIFTPVHDRSSLAKSYLIYKYIKDAKTDAQKIKIIRKYFESGANEQVNNSNVQKIDTLRQKYFQAGINGTPYKVMEKDLQ
- a CDS encoding DUF6515 family protein → MYGQNILKLLILCCFVGASLYAAPRSEEYKKHERKAVKKTVHQQKQRVVKHKVVHKKVVHKKVERRTTKVQVKKTRVVQNRNVKHYKSIPKARRWGRVVHSKPSQARMFRFKGIRYYRHNGVFYKPHQGAYIIVRPPIGAIVPVLPVGYALMHLYGQDYYVYDQTYYVWSDSPQGYRIVESPSQPVSVSSPQYVDDDTALDTPYAIGTVFESLPAGATERILNGVNYYWIDGHYLSKSRQNGHDVYIVVNPR